Proteins from a single region of Haloterrigena alkaliphila:
- a CDS encoding ABC transporter substrate-binding protein, translating into MTNTPSSLDDSVSSGSSHRGLNRRRLLGSTASGIAGVSLAGCLGTFDSIGGTSAAQETITIGLLAPKPKSNYIGRSMQRSAELAVEKLNDDGGIDGTTVELVTGDTHESPLEARREYQRLILEEGADVTVGVFNSSALENIMEEMAEQQTVHITTGAATTAASEAVRDDYERYKYHFRAGPTNNHHLGLAQIDFLGDVGSQIGWESVAVLVEDYPWADQPWKVYQDRLDETGLDIVMDERYAPSTNDFSDLYGEIAREGADAAIFGTAHTGTTPMFQWAKGQLPFAFGGIHLPMQLPSYFRQTGGACQYGFGLTSATAQSEFDGTGAFVEDYQRTYDSRPVYTGYHTYDAVHAFARAVEDAGTTDSEELVPVLEGISHPGTSGTIEFYGADADYPHDLKYVEDETLCFQWHGGNDGNGTQEIIWPEKHKTADYEPPSWL; encoded by the coding sequence ATGACTAACACTCCATCGTCGCTGGACGATTCGGTTTCGTCCGGCAGTTCTCACCGCGGGTTGAACCGACGGCGACTCCTCGGATCGACCGCCAGCGGTATCGCCGGCGTCTCGCTCGCTGGCTGTCTCGGTACCTTCGATTCGATCGGCGGCACCAGTGCTGCCCAAGAGACGATCACGATCGGGCTACTGGCGCCCAAGCCGAAGAGCAACTACATCGGGCGGTCGATGCAGCGATCCGCCGAGTTGGCGGTCGAGAAACTCAACGATGACGGCGGGATCGACGGGACGACGGTCGAACTCGTGACCGGCGACACGCACGAGAGCCCGCTCGAGGCCCGACGCGAGTATCAGCGACTCATCCTCGAGGAAGGGGCCGACGTGACGGTCGGCGTCTTCAACAGTTCGGCCCTCGAGAACATCATGGAGGAGATGGCCGAACAGCAGACGGTCCACATCACCACGGGAGCGGCGACGACGGCGGCCAGCGAGGCCGTCAGGGACGATTACGAACGATACAAGTACCACTTCCGTGCCGGCCCGACCAACAACCACCACCTCGGACTCGCACAGATCGATTTCCTCGGCGACGTGGGGAGCCAGATCGGCTGGGAGTCGGTCGCCGTGCTGGTCGAGGACTATCCCTGGGCGGACCAGCCCTGGAAGGTCTATCAGGACCGACTCGACGAGACGGGCCTCGACATCGTGATGGACGAGCGATACGCGCCGTCGACCAACGACTTCTCGGACCTCTACGGCGAAATCGCCCGGGAAGGCGCCGACGCAGCCATTTTCGGGACCGCTCACACGGGCACCACCCCGATGTTCCAGTGGGCGAAGGGCCAGCTGCCGTTCGCGTTCGGCGGGATCCACCTCCCGATGCAGCTCCCCTCGTACTTCCGACAAACTGGCGGCGCCTGCCAGTACGGCTTCGGACTGACCAGCGCGACCGCACAGTCCGAGTTCGACGGGACCGGAGCGTTCGTCGAGGACTACCAGCGCACCTACGATTCGCGGCCCGTCTACACGGGGTATCACACCTACGACGCGGTCCACGCCTTCGCCCGCGCCGTCGAGGACGCGGGAACGACCGACAGCGAGGAACTGGTTCCGGTCCTCGAGGGCATCTCGCATCCGGGAACGTCCGGAACGATCGAATTCTACGGCGCCGACGCCGACTACCCCCACGACCTCAAGTACGTCGAGGACGAGACGCTCTGCTTCCAGTGGCACGGGGGGAACGACGGAAACGGGACCCAGGAAATCATCTGGCCCGAGAAACACAAGACGGCCGACTACGAACCGCCGAGTTGGCTCTAG
- a CDS encoding acetoacetate decarboxylase family protein yields MEPAIADGSRVTLSTGHEIELPLELSFAVGGVTVPARRERLAALLPSDLSALAVAPGIGCVTFVGIQYHRVGGESNERNRGTGDRNDGPNERDDKPNWRNDESADERRVDTGLEPYNEFAVIVPAVRGGQTDAPFAQIYGGEIGGYVHWLPVTTDASVALGREIWGYPKERADITVTDGPRGLRCVVADAGDDRRGEDGSGGHGGRKRSGNRERVRFEVPRPRTRVADGRRDWTLWSYTTKGGDLLRTKAEVWGDVALGSPLGATLEVDPALEAELGCWSRPLVRLYGARVRARLHKGERVGDA; encoded by the coding sequence ATGGAACCCGCCATCGCCGACGGCTCGCGAGTGACGCTCTCGACCGGCCACGAGATCGAACTGCCGCTCGAGCTCTCCTTCGCCGTCGGCGGCGTGACGGTCCCGGCTCGGCGCGAACGACTCGCGGCACTCCTCCCGAGCGACCTCTCCGCGCTGGCCGTCGCGCCGGGGATCGGTTGCGTCACGTTCGTGGGAATTCAGTATCACCGCGTCGGCGGGGAGTCGAACGAGCGGAACCGCGGGACGGGCGACCGGAACGACGGGCCGAACGAGAGAGACGACAAACCGAACTGGAGGAACGACGAGTCGGCTGACGAGCGGAGAGTCGATACCGGTCTCGAGCCCTACAACGAGTTCGCGGTGATCGTTCCCGCGGTTCGCGGCGGGCAGACCGACGCACCGTTCGCACAAATCTACGGCGGCGAAATCGGTGGCTACGTCCACTGGCTACCCGTCACGACCGACGCCTCGGTCGCGCTCGGACGCGAGATCTGGGGCTACCCCAAGGAGCGGGCCGACATCACGGTGACCGACGGGCCGCGGGGCCTGCGCTGTGTCGTCGCCGACGCGGGTGACGATCGGCGAGGTGAGGATGGGAGTGGGGGTCACGGGGGTCGGAAACGCAGCGGAAATCGAGAACGAGTGCGCTTCGAGGTGCCCCGCCCTCGGACGCGAGTCGCCGACGGCAGGCGCGACTGGACGCTGTGGAGTTACACGACGAAGGGCGGCGACCTGCTGCGGACGAAAGCCGAGGTCTGGGGCGACGTCGCGCTCGGATCGCCCCTCGGCGCGACGCTCGAGGTCGATCCCGCTCTCGAGGCGGAACTGGGCTGCTGGTCGCGCCCGCTCGTGCGGCTGTACGGCGCTCGAGTGCGGGCGCGACTCCACAAGGGCGAGCGAGTCGGCGACGCCTGA
- a CDS encoding methyl-accepting chemotaxis protein translates to MDALRRLVPSAIRRRYAVKFGIVLLILGLGVGLVGFVATGAITDQVEDRVQTDHTSIAGQEAQNLQMWNEQNEHTIGVIAWSDVVENGDREQIESRFLDWEEHLDADVHGISYVDTENGTVLASTDYDTTEPPSTDVIEGVDAEAYEQAHAIDGVPWVSDPYTVDRELGDEQVAVITYVLSVPGEDDRAIVYTAELEAYANRLDNSDGTTTMILDGENDVLLDNVGYGEGHETLGLSYAQEGDELNDIVQSARTEGAGTHQVAGSALNFGTDAYQFTDENYVVSSARVFGTDWVVVTHEPESQAYGFVNTVNNWGWIATIAGVLMIGMIGAALGRNTAVSIDRLTDKASKMEQGDLDVDLETKRVDNIGRLYAGFDSMRVALREQIEEAEAAREEAERERERIAEINGHLEEKADEYSDVMEAAADGDLTARMDADGDNEAMREIAEEFNLMLEEIEQTVSELNRFATDVATASEQVTASSEEVRSASQQVTESIQEISDGAENQNQSLQSVNQEMSGLSTTTEEIAASSNEVADIAERTVDTGRDGQEAAQEAIAAMDQIETEAEDAVSEIRRLEEEVQQIDELINTISEIARQTNMLALNANIEASRSAGGKDDEGFSVVAKEVKALSEDVAEAADEAEDRLEAIRERTEQSADEVEGTSSQIEDAGEQVAEAVEALEEIAELAQETNVGVQEISAATEEQAASTQEVVAMVDDAATISEETTAEAQNVAAAAEEQTTALTEVTQSASDLSGQAAELSEALDRFDTDVDRSELDNGDDDDDGPDAAPAAPEFDLADEPGADDGQSEGGITLETDRTEAVEPTDDEPERSSETGPEADAAETFATEPVDDDLESEAAVTDAEPAPAPETEAVPATEAEPAPAPDAEPAAAPDAEPAPAPDAESEPSTDDGDAPESTELGADEILGIEDESAADSEPVAAEPADGQADEASGQESDDSLEDDATDPLVDDGAEPLEPVDNDESIRNGDQSDDMNAPAADQATEADADEDADDSDDDADNDDVFTFGNTDE, encoded by the coding sequence ATGGACGCTCTTCGACGATTGGTGCCATCAGCTATTCGCCGCAGATACGCGGTCAAGTTCGGGATCGTATTGTTGATACTCGGTCTGGGTGTGGGATTGGTCGGCTTCGTCGCAACCGGAGCCATAACTGATCAGGTCGAAGACCGTGTTCAGACGGATCACACGTCGATCGCCGGTCAGGAAGCGCAGAACCTGCAGATGTGGAACGAGCAAAACGAGCATACGATCGGGGTGATCGCCTGGTCCGACGTCGTCGAGAACGGCGATCGGGAGCAGATCGAGAGCCGATTCCTCGACTGGGAGGAACACCTCGACGCCGACGTACACGGGATCAGTTACGTCGACACCGAGAACGGAACGGTGCTCGCGAGCACGGACTACGACACCACCGAACCGCCGTCGACCGACGTGATCGAGGGCGTCGACGCCGAGGCCTACGAGCAGGCCCACGCGATCGACGGCGTCCCGTGGGTTTCGGACCCGTACACGGTCGACCGCGAGCTGGGTGACGAACAGGTCGCCGTCATTACCTACGTGCTGTCCGTCCCCGGCGAGGACGACAGGGCGATCGTCTACACCGCCGAACTCGAGGCCTACGCGAATCGGCTGGACAACAGCGACGGAACCACGACGATGATCCTCGACGGCGAGAACGACGTGTTGCTCGACAACGTCGGCTACGGCGAGGGCCACGAGACGCTGGGACTCTCGTACGCCCAGGAGGGTGACGAACTGAACGACATCGTCCAGTCGGCCCGCACCGAGGGTGCCGGCACCCACCAGGTCGCCGGCTCCGCACTGAACTTCGGAACCGACGCCTACCAGTTCACCGACGAGAACTACGTCGTCAGTTCCGCTCGCGTCTTCGGAACCGACTGGGTCGTCGTGACCCACGAACCGGAGAGTCAGGCGTACGGGTTCGTCAACACCGTCAACAACTGGGGCTGGATCGCGACGATCGCCGGCGTGCTCATGATCGGGATGATCGGCGCCGCGCTCGGTCGGAACACGGCCGTCTCGATCGATCGCCTCACCGACAAGGCCAGCAAGATGGAACAGGGTGATCTCGACGTCGACCTCGAGACCAAGCGCGTCGACAACATCGGTCGGCTCTACGCCGGCTTCGACTCGATGCGCGTCGCCCTGCGCGAACAGATCGAGGAGGCCGAAGCCGCCCGCGAGGAGGCCGAACGCGAACGCGAACGCATCGCGGAGATCAACGGCCACCTCGAGGAGAAGGCCGACGAGTACAGCGACGTGATGGAGGCGGCCGCCGACGGCGACCTGACCGCCCGGATGGACGCCGACGGCGACAACGAGGCGATGCGGGAGATCGCCGAGGAGTTCAACCTCATGCTCGAGGAGATCGAGCAGACGGTCTCCGAACTCAATCGGTTCGCGACCGACGTCGCGACCGCCTCCGAGCAGGTGACCGCCTCCAGCGAGGAGGTCCGCTCCGCCTCTCAGCAGGTCACCGAGTCGATTCAGGAGATTTCCGACGGCGCGGAGAACCAGAACCAGTCGCTGCAGTCGGTCAACCAGGAGATGAGCGGGCTCTCGACGACCACCGAGGAGATCGCCGCCTCCTCGAACGAGGTCGCGGACATCGCCGAACGGACGGTCGACACCGGCCGAGACGGACAGGAGGCCGCCCAGGAGGCGATCGCCGCCATGGACCAGATCGAGACCGAAGCGGAGGACGCCGTCAGCGAGATCCGCCGCCTCGAGGAGGAGGTCCAGCAGATCGACGAACTGATCAACACGATCTCCGAGATCGCTCGCCAGACCAACATGCTGGCGCTGAACGCCAACATCGAAGCCTCCCGCTCCGCGGGCGGCAAGGACGACGAAGGGTTCTCCGTCGTCGCGAAGGAGGTCAAGGCCCTCTCCGAGGACGTCGCCGAGGCGGCCGACGAGGCCGAGGACCGACTCGAGGCGATCCGCGAACGCACCGAGCAGTCCGCCGACGAGGTCGAGGGGACCAGTTCCCAGATCGAGGACGCCGGCGAGCAGGTCGCCGAGGCCGTCGAAGCGCTCGAGGAGATCGCCGAACTCGCCCAGGAGACCAACGTGGGCGTCCAGGAGATCTCCGCCGCGACCGAAGAACAGGCCGCCTCGACGCAGGAAGTCGTCGCGATGGTCGACGACGCCGCGACGATCTCCGAGGAGACGACCGCCGAGGCCCAGAACGTCGCCGCCGCCGCCGAGGAGCAGACCACGGCCCTGACCGAAGTGACCCAGTCCGCCTCGGACCTCTCCGGGCAGGCCGCCGAACTCTCCGAGGCGCTCGACCGGTTCGACACCGACGTCGACCGCTCGGAACTCGACAACGGAGACGACGACGATGACGGGCCCGACGCGGCGCCGGCCGCACCGGAGTTCGACCTCGCGGACGAACCGGGCGCGGACGACGGCCAATCGGAGGGTGGCATCACCCTCGAGACCGATCGGACGGAGGCGGTCGAACCGACGGACGACGAACCGGAGCGATCGAGCGAGACCGGACCGGAAGCCGACGCAGCCGAGACGTTCGCGACCGAACCGGTCGACGACGACCTCGAGTCCGAGGCCGCCGTCACTGACGCGGAGCCCGCGCCCGCGCCGGAGACAGAGGCTGTCCCTGCGACGGAGGCAGAGCCTGCGCCTGCGCCGGACGCCGAACCCGCTGCGGCACCCGACGCCGAACCTGCGCCCGCGCCTGACGCTGAGTCCGAGCCGTCGACCGACGACGGCGACGCGCCCGAAAGCACCGAACTCGGCGCCGACGAGATCCTCGGCATCGAGGACGAGAGCGCCGCCGACTCGGAGCCCGTGGCTGCCGAACCAGCGGACGGGCAGGCCGACGAGGCGAGCGGTCAGGAGTCGGACGACTCCCTCGAGGACGACGCGACCGATCCGCTCGTCGACGACGGCGCGGAGCCGCTCGAGCCGGTTGACAACGACGAGTCGATCCGGAACGGCGACCAGAGTGATGACATGAACGCCCCGGCGGCCGATCAGGCCACTGAGGCTGACGCCGACGAGGACGCCGACGACTCTGACGACGACGCCGACAACGACGACGTGTTCACGTTCGGGAATACGGACGAGTAA
- a CDS encoding FAD-dependent oxidoreductase yields the protein MIGVVGGTAAGLAAAYGLTERGHDVRVFEPSDRLGGIAATTAADGTGGDPLERVPVSFVRPRDEAAIDLLADLGLADRLEWRPTRTAMYVDGTVHPVDAPWEFLAYPPLSLSDTARLATLQSGIDRRGFTRRRPRFDAYDPAAYADVPAEAFVREHAGDAVYERFYGPLLAARFGDRASTVSAAWVLEHCRGERERTRFGREYRGQFADSSAVLVDALADAIGRERIVTNARVTALEGATGDRDATAGDGSDRLESLTVERDGVRETYPVDAVVLASATDRHPGLTRFEPPVPVRTRTCVRVSTTAETPLTDAYRVTMVDDAPFGELVTPTVLGSSERDDGHRYCLLDGGAAADRSSATVERRWLEALATRFARFDRNDLAGIETTRIRQPVPERGTAVGVTTPVAASTGGRTTVLADGVYGAGPACQRQFPERSVGAALETGLTCGMRVADELSGVSKRQSASH from the coding sequence ATGATCGGCGTCGTCGGCGGAACCGCGGCGGGACTCGCGGCCGCCTACGGACTCACAGAGCGCGGCCACGACGTCCGCGTCTTCGAACCGAGCGACCGACTCGGCGGTATCGCCGCGACGACTGCGGCCGACGGCACCGGCGGCGACCCCCTCGAGCGCGTTCCCGTCTCGTTCGTCCGGCCGCGAGACGAGGCAGCGATCGACCTGCTCGCCGACCTCGGCTTGGCGGATCGCCTCGAGTGGCGGCCGACCCGGACGGCCATGTACGTCGACGGCACCGTCCACCCCGTCGACGCCCCCTGGGAGTTCCTGGCCTATCCGCCCCTCTCGCTATCGGACACGGCGCGTCTCGCGACGCTCCAGAGCGGGATCGACCGCCGCGGCTTCACCCGACGACGGCCGCGATTCGACGCGTACGACCCCGCGGCGTACGCGGACGTCCCCGCCGAGGCGTTCGTCCGCGAGCACGCGGGCGACGCCGTCTACGAGCGATTTTACGGCCCGCTGCTCGCGGCCCGGTTCGGCGACCGCGCGTCGACGGTGAGCGCGGCGTGGGTGCTCGAGCACTGTCGCGGCGAGCGCGAGCGAACTCGGTTCGGCCGGGAGTACCGCGGTCAGTTCGCGGACAGTTCGGCCGTCCTCGTCGACGCGCTGGCCGACGCCATCGGCCGCGAGCGAATCGTGACGAACGCGCGCGTCACGGCGCTCGAGGGCGCGACCGGAGACCGAGATGCGACCGCCGGTGACGGGAGCGACCGACTCGAGTCGCTCACGGTCGAACGCGACGGCGTGCGCGAGACATACCCCGTCGACGCAGTCGTGCTGGCGAGCGCGACCGACCGCCACCCGGGGCTGACCCGCTTCGAACCGCCGGTTCCGGTGCGGACGCGCACCTGCGTTCGCGTCTCGACGACCGCCGAGACGCCGCTGACCGACGCCTATCGGGTTACGATGGTCGACGACGCCCCGTTCGGCGAACTCGTCACGCCGACGGTGCTCGGCTCGTCCGAGCGAGATGACGGCCACCGATACTGCCTGCTCGACGGCGGGGCGGCCGCCGACCGCTCGAGCGCAACGGTCGAACGGCGCTGGCTCGAGGCGCTGGCGACTCGCTTTGCTCGGTTCGATCGCAACGACCTCGCCGGCATCGAGACGACGCGAATCCGCCAGCCCGTCCCCGAACGCGGGACCGCGGTGGGCGTCACGACTCCCGTCGCGGCTTCCACTGGCGGCCGCACGACGGTCCTCGCCGACGGCGTCTACGGCGCCGGACCCGCGTGCCAGCGCCAGTTCCCCGAACGGAGCGTCGGCGCCGCGCTCGAGACCGGGCTGACCTGCGGGATGCGGGTCGCCGACGAGCTGAGCGGTGTCTCGAAACGGCAGTCGGCCAGTCACTGA
- the pdxS gene encoding pyridoxal 5'-phosphate synthase lyase subunit PdxS, whose amino-acid sequence MTDETDTDLEELRRGTDLVKRGFARMQKGGVIMDVVNKEQARIAEDAGAVAVMALEAVPADIRKRGGVARMADPADVEAIVEEVSIPVMGKARIGHTKEAQILEAVGVDMIDESEVLTPADDAYHIDKRDFTAPFVCGARDLGEALRRIDEGAAMIRTKGEAGTGDVNQAVHHQRTIKGAIRELEGMTHEEREAYAREIEAPAELVHETAEMGRLPVVNFAAGGIATPADAALMMHHECDGIFVGSGIFGAENPPEMAEAIVEATNDWDDAETLAEISKNLGKGMKGDANADLPEEEQLQGRGV is encoded by the coding sequence ATGACTGACGAAACCGACACCGATCTCGAGGAACTCAGACGCGGGACCGACCTCGTCAAGCGCGGCTTCGCCCGGATGCAGAAGGGCGGCGTCATCATGGACGTTGTCAACAAGGAACAGGCGCGCATCGCCGAGGACGCCGGCGCGGTCGCCGTGATGGCCCTCGAGGCCGTCCCCGCGGACATCCGCAAGCGCGGCGGCGTCGCCCGGATGGCCGACCCCGCCGACGTCGAGGCGATCGTCGAGGAGGTCTCGATCCCGGTGATGGGCAAGGCCCGCATCGGCCACACGAAGGAGGCCCAGATCCTCGAGGCCGTCGGCGTCGACATGATCGACGAAAGCGAGGTGCTGACCCCCGCCGACGACGCCTACCACATCGACAAGCGCGACTTCACCGCGCCGTTCGTCTGTGGCGCCCGCGACCTCGGCGAGGCGCTGCGCCGGATCGACGAGGGCGCCGCGATGATCCGAACGAAGGGCGAGGCCGGCACCGGCGACGTCAATCAGGCCGTCCACCACCAGCGGACGATCAAGGGCGCGATCCGCGAACTCGAGGGAATGACTCACGAGGAGCGAGAGGCCTACGCCCGCGAGATCGAAGCACCCGCGGAACTGGTCCACGAGACCGCCGAGATGGGCCGTCTTCCGGTGGTGAACTTCGCCGCGGGCGGTATCGCCACCCCCGCGGACGCCGCGCTGATGATGCACCACGAGTGCGACGGTATCTTCGTCGGCAGCGGCATCTTCGGCGCCGAGAACCCGCCCGAGATGGCCGAGGCGATCGTCGAGGCGACGAACGACTGGGACGACGCCGAGACGCTCGCGGAGATTTCGAAGAACCTCGGCAAGGGGATGAAAGGCGACGCGAACGCCGATCTGCCCGAGGAGGAGCAACTGCAGGGTCGAGGCGTCTAG
- a CDS encoding ABC transporter substrate-binding protein: MLKSERRGGRTDGTSGTDAGPGRIDRRTVLKTAAGSGATVSLAGCLGTYETIVGSSTEAEPITVGMLAPNPKSNVIGQSMAQSAQLAVDELNENGGIDGQEVELVVGNTKSSPLEGRRAYQRLILEHGADVTVGVFDSPTLVNLMDEIAEQQTLHLTAGAASRFASQKVNEEYDRYKYHFRVGPTNDADLGRAQINFMNVYATEIGWNSIAVLAEDYPWADKPWEIYQNHLPDTPVDVVYENRYPPSTKDFTEIYTQAARAGADAAFISTAHTGNEALAYWKRGQFPFAFGGIHVPMQVPSYYEQSGGLSRYAVGFSVATEQSEITDKTQGFVQNYAETFGTYPQDMGYYTYDAIYLFAETVESTGTLDTDELIPSLEDVSYTGVSGTTDFYDPDHVHAHDRFWDEDDPTGIYFQWQENDDGEGVREVIWPDEHKTSDYVRPPWI; encoded by the coding sequence ATGCTTAAAAGTGAGCGTCGCGGTGGACGGACGGACGGAACGTCCGGTACCGACGCGGGTCCGGGTCGGATCGATCGGCGAACGGTACTCAAAACGGCGGCCGGTAGCGGCGCCACCGTCTCGCTCGCTGGCTGTCTCGGTACCTACGAGACGATCGTCGGCAGCAGCACGGAAGCGGAACCGATCACGGTCGGGATGTTAGCGCCGAACCCGAAGAGCAACGTTATCGGCCAGTCGATGGCGCAGTCCGCCCAACTCGCCGTGGACGAACTCAACGAGAACGGCGGTATCGACGGTCAGGAGGTCGAACTGGTCGTCGGAAACACGAAGAGCAGTCCGCTCGAGGGGCGTCGAGCGTACCAGCGACTCATCCTCGAGCACGGCGCCGACGTGACGGTCGGCGTCTTCGACAGTCCGACGCTCGTGAACCTCATGGACGAGATCGCGGAACAGCAGACGCTCCACCTCACTGCCGGGGCCGCGTCCCGGTTCGCGAGTCAAAAGGTCAACGAGGAGTACGACCGGTACAAGTACCACTTCCGCGTCGGACCGACGAACGACGCCGACCTCGGTCGCGCCCAGATCAACTTCATGAACGTGTACGCGACCGAGATCGGCTGGAACTCGATCGCCGTGCTGGCCGAGGACTACCCGTGGGCCGACAAACCGTGGGAGATCTATCAGAACCACCTACCGGACACGCCCGTCGACGTGGTGTACGAGAACCGGTATCCGCCGTCGACGAAGGATTTCACGGAGATCTACACGCAGGCCGCGCGGGCCGGCGCCGACGCGGCGTTCATCTCGACCGCTCACACCGGCAACGAGGCGCTCGCCTACTGGAAACGCGGCCAGTTCCCGTTCGCGTTCGGGGGCATCCACGTTCCGATGCAAGTCCCGTCGTACTACGAACAGAGCGGCGGGCTGAGTCGGTACGCCGTCGGCTTCTCGGTGGCCACTGAGCAGAGCGAGATCACCGACAAGACGCAGGGTTTCGTCCAGAACTACGCGGAGACGTTCGGCACGTATCCCCAGGATATGGGATACTACACGTACGACGCGATCTACCTGTTCGCCGAGACCGTGGAATCGACCGGAACGCTCGATACGGACGAACTGATCCCGTCTCTGGAAGACGTCTCCTACACCGGTGTCAGCGGCACCACCGATTTCTACGACCCCGATCACGTTCACGCCCACGATCGGTTCTGGGACGAAGACGATCCGACCGGGATTTACTTCCAGTGGCAGGAGAACGACGACGGCGAGGGCGTTCGGGAAGTCATCTGGCCCGACGAACACAAGACGAGCGACTACGTCCGGCCGCCGTGGATATAG
- a CDS encoding homoserine kinase — protein MLTVRAPATSANLGSGFDVFGVALGTPADVVRVERAPETRISVIGAGSQYIPEDPNQNTVGAVADALDAPAHIKIDKGVRPSSGLGSSAASAAAAAVALNALYDRGLSREELVPVAAEGEALVSGEAHADNVAPSLLGGFTIVTDDGVTQVDASIPVVACLPEMSVSTRDARGVVPDSATLEDVVDTVGNAATLAVGMTRDDPALVGRGMEDAIVTPERTALIDGYAQVRDAALEAGATGVTVSGAGPGILAVCHRRDQAAIASTMIDTFDAVGIESRAYQTRIGEGATLYRD, from the coding sequence ATGCTCACCGTGCGGGCACCCGCGACGAGTGCGAACCTCGGGAGTGGCTTCGACGTCTTCGGCGTCGCTCTCGGGACGCCCGCCGACGTGGTCCGGGTCGAGCGCGCGCCGGAAACGCGGATTTCCGTCATCGGCGCCGGCAGCCAGTACATCCCGGAGGATCCGAACCAGAACACCGTCGGGGCGGTCGCCGACGCCCTCGACGCGCCGGCCCACATCAAGATCGACAAGGGGGTGCGGCCCTCGTCCGGACTCGGCTCCTCAGCCGCGAGCGCGGCCGCCGCGGCCGTCGCGCTGAACGCCCTCTACGACCGCGGCCTCTCGCGGGAGGAACTCGTTCCCGTCGCCGCCGAGGGCGAGGCGCTCGTCTCCGGCGAGGCCCACGCCGACAACGTCGCGCCCTCACTGCTGGGCGGGTTCACCATCGTCACCGACGACGGCGTCACGCAGGTCGACGCCTCGATCCCCGTCGTCGCCTGTCTCCCCGAAATGTCCGTCTCCACGCGCGACGCGCGCGGGGTCGTCCCCGACTCGGCGACCCTCGAGGACGTCGTCGACACCGTCGGCAACGCCGCCACGCTGGCCGTCGGGATGACCCGGGACGATCCCGCCCTCGTCGGCCGCGGGATGGAAGACGCCATCGTCACCCCCGAACGCACCGCGCTGATCGACGGCTACGCGCAGGTTCGGGACGCCGCCCTCGAGGCGGGGGCGACCGGCGTCACGGTCAGCGGGGCCGGCCCGGGAATCCTCGCGGTCTGTCACCGGCGCGATCAGGCCGCGATCGCGTCGACCATGATCGACACCTTCGACGCCGTCGGCATCGAGAGTCGCGCCTACCAGACCCGCATCGGCGAGGGCGCGACGCTGTACCGGGACTGA
- a CDS encoding DUF1405 domain-containing protein: MFASTASPDREPLPTALAPVPKTLEDLGLRFAWLVVAINLAGTVFGFWYYGPQLGETAAVMWPWVPDSPMATLLIALAVACWKLGYEQPWLTSLAFFGNVILGLWTPYTLLAFADAYAGLNPLMYQFLFWSHLAMVVQAFVLHRITDFPVWAVAVAAVWYWSNLVVDYFVPIVGEPHHTLLPVTRDTSVFLGADALGVAAAGEVTFAMLALFLALAIRVEKCDRGS, translated from the coding sequence ATGTTCGCGTCGACCGCGTCGCCCGACCGAGAGCCGTTGCCGACCGCCCTCGCACCCGTTCCGAAGACGCTCGAGGACCTCGGACTGCGGTTCGCGTGGCTCGTCGTGGCGATCAACCTCGCGGGAACGGTCTTCGGCTTCTGGTACTACGGCCCCCAGCTCGGCGAAACGGCGGCGGTGATGTGGCCGTGGGTGCCCGACAGCCCGATGGCGACGCTGCTGATCGCGCTGGCGGTCGCCTGCTGGAAGCTGGGGTACGAACAGCCGTGGCTGACGTCGCTGGCCTTCTTTGGCAACGTGATATTGGGGCTGTGGACCCCCTACACCCTGCTGGCCTTCGCGGACGCCTACGCCGGCCTGAATCCGCTGATGTACCAGTTCCTCTTCTGGAGCCACCTCGCGATGGTCGTGCAGGCGTTCGTCCTCCACCGGATCACCGACTTCCCGGTGTGGGCCGTCGCCGTCGCCGCCGTCTGGTACTGGAGCAACCTGGTCGTCGACTACTTCGTGCCGATCGTCGGCGAGCCCCATCACACCCTCCTGCCGGTCACCCGCGACACGTCCGTGTTCCTCGGCGCGGACGCGCTCGGCGTCGCCGCCGCGGGCGAGGTGACGTTCGCGATGCTGGCGCTCTTTCTCGCGCTCGCGATCCGCGTCGAGAAGTGCGACCGCGGCTCGTAG